The genomic interval GCGGGCACAGGCCGGTGGTGTTCTGCCCGGGATACAGCGAGGCGCCGCCGGGATCGCGATTGACGTCGATGACCGAACGCGAGATCGCGGTGCGCAGCGTGGTGGCGCCGAGCGCGGTGGCGAAGGCGTACAGCTGATCCACCCACCAGTCGGCATCGCGTTGCGCCAGCCACGGCGACACGAAACGCTCGGCCAGCGCTGCCGGCAACTCGGTGCCGGTATGCGGAAAGCTGAGGATCAGCGGCGCGTCGCCGCGGTGCAGGGTGAGCCAGTCGGGCAGGGTGGTCATGTGGGGCCTCGCTTTTCTGTAGGAGCGGCTTCAGCCGCGACCGGGCGTCACCGGTAAAGCCCGGTCGCGGCTGAAGCCGCTCCTACAGGGATCATGATCCGGACGTCGCATCCGGGAGGGACACGTCCACCGCCTCCGCCAGCGCGCCATCGCGCACCAGCGCCGTGGCGGCCAGCATGTCCGGATGGAAATAGCGGTCGTCCTGCAGCGCCGGTACCTGCGCGCGCAGCAGGGCGCGTGCCGCTTCCAGCGCGGCGCTGGAGCTCAGCGGTGCATGGAAATCGCAGCCCTGCGCGGCGGCAAGCAATTCGATGCCGACCACGTTGGCCGCGTTCTCGGCCATCGCCAGCAGCCGCCGCGCGCCGTGCGCGGCCATCGAGACGTGGTCTTCCTGGTTGGCCGAGGTCGGAATCGAATCGACGCTGGCCGGGTAGGCACGCTGCTTGTTCTCCGACACCAGCGCCGCGGCGGTGACCTGCGGGATCATGAAACCCGAGTTCAACCCCGGCTTGGGGGTCAGGAACGCCGGCAATCCGGACAGCGCCGGATCCACCAGCATGGCGACGCGGCGCTCGCTGATCGAACCGATCTCGCACACCGCCAACGCCAGCATGTCGGCGGCGAAGGCCACCGGCTCGGCGTGGAAGTTGCCGCCGGACAGCGCCTCGCCGGTATCGCTGAACACCAGCGGATTGTCGGATACGCCGTTGGCTTCGATCGCCAGCGTGCTCGCGGCCTGGCGCATCACGTCCAGCGCCGCGCCCATCACCTGCGGCTGGCAGCGCAGGCAGTACGGATCCTGCACGCGCACGTCGTTGTCGCGATGCGAATCGCGGATCGCAGAACCCTGCATCAGCGCGCGCAGCGCCGCGGCGGTGGCGATCTGCCCGTGCTGGCCGCGCAGGGCGTGGATGCGCGGATCGAATGGGGTGTCCGAGCCTTTCGCCGCCTCGGTGGACAGCGCGCCGGCGACCAGGGCGGCATGGAACACGCGCTCGATCTCGAACAGCCCTGCCAACGCGTAGGCGGTGGAAAACTGGGTGCCGTTGAGCAGCGCCAGGCCTTCCTTGGCGCCCAGCGCCAGCGGCTGCAGCCCGGCCTGCGCCAGAGCCTGCGCGGCCGGCATGCGCTTGCCGCCGACGAAGGCCTCGCCGACGCCGATCATCACCGTGGCCAGGTGCGCCAGCGGCGCC from Xanthomonas sp. DAR 34887 carries:
- the hutH gene encoding histidine ammonia-lyase produces the protein MSNEIVLRPGAVSLAQWRAVYRGASVRLDAGCAETVLRSAQTVEAIVAKGAPVYGINTGFGKLASVRIEREDLDALQRNIVLSHAAGVGAPMPLPVVRLMLALKLASLAQGASGVRPATLALLEALLRHDVIPVVPCQGSVGASGDLAPLAHLATVMIGVGEAFVGGKRMPAAQALAQAGLQPLALGAKEGLALLNGTQFSTAYALAGLFEIERVFHAALVAGALSTEAAKGSDTPFDPRIHALRGQHGQIATAAALRALMQGSAIRDSHRDNDVRVQDPYCLRCQPQVMGAALDVMRQAASTLAIEANGVSDNPLVFSDTGEALSGGNFHAEPVAFAADMLALAVCEIGSISERRVAMLVDPALSGLPAFLTPKPGLNSGFMIPQVTAAALVSENKQRAYPASVDSIPTSANQEDHVSMAAHGARRLLAMAENAANVVGIELLAAAQGCDFHAPLSSSAALEAARALLRAQVPALQDDRYFHPDMLAATALVRDGALAEAVDVSLPDATSGS